One Streptomyces sp. B21-105 genomic region harbors:
- a CDS encoding glycoside hydrolase family 3 N-terminal domain-containing protein encodes MTDARSRAIELLGRMTLHEKVAQLTSLIPTMLFDAKGIRPDVAAAKLANGIGYIEPHMGGFPANAAELARLNNAVQRHLVENTRLGIPAIMHIEALNGVNAPTFTSFPTAIALAATWDTTGVGEMAALTRRQMRSVGLHHALSPLLDIARDARWGRVHETYGEDPYLVSALGVSFVRNLQGESLLDGVIATGKHFLGYAMSEAGLNMATVPMGARELREVYARPFAAAIQLAGLGSIMNSLADWDGVPAAADPRVFRKMLRDQLGFNGTVVSDWLSIENLVTHHRAARDAREAGVLGMRAGIDVEMPEPFGYGDNLVEAVRDGEIPETTVDESVLRVLTHKFQLGLFENPYVETDPVEIMSVAQEGRDLSLRLARESVTLLKNDDGVLPLSGAPRIAVVGPHAEAVGTAFAPYTFPSFIELTRALLNGKTSSMVGVENLDSFGPDDAYVHEEIGDLLAMSEDEFARSRYEAVSLADALQAALPDSEILVATGCGVTDGAEGIGAAVDVARDADVVVLALGGVARWFFGERTEGEGADTADVTLPDVQRRLVHEIAALGKTTVGVIFSGRPLALGDVEPELDAILLGYYGSQFGTPAVAEILSGTAEPQGRLPYTIPRSSGQVPLHAGQRFGSGYRRREGDPHGGYVDESAAPLYPFGHGLTYTEFVYSDLQLSSTSIAPDRTVEVTATVTNTGDRPGVELMQLYVEDDAPGVSRPALQLAGFHRLELQPGDQATVRFALELPLLAYLSLDDRWVVDPGPMWISVGSSSSDLRLRGRLDVVGDTVDVTRRRVYLTHSARTAPTTGT; translated from the coding sequence ATGACCGACGCACGTTCCCGCGCCATCGAGTTGCTCGGTCGCATGACCCTGCACGAAAAGGTCGCGCAGCTGACGTCGCTGATCCCGACAATGCTCTTCGACGCCAAAGGCATCCGCCCGGACGTCGCCGCGGCCAAGCTGGCGAATGGCATCGGCTACATCGAACCGCACATGGGGGGCTTTCCGGCGAACGCGGCCGAACTCGCCCGGCTCAACAACGCGGTACAGCGCCACCTGGTCGAGAACACCCGCCTGGGCATTCCCGCGATCATGCACATCGAGGCGCTGAACGGTGTGAACGCCCCCACCTTCACATCCTTCCCCACCGCGATCGCCCTCGCGGCCACCTGGGACACCACCGGGGTGGGCGAGATGGCCGCACTGACCCGTCGGCAGATGCGATCCGTGGGCCTGCACCACGCCCTGTCGCCGCTGCTCGACATCGCCCGCGACGCGCGATGGGGCCGAGTTCACGAGACGTACGGCGAGGATCCATACCTGGTCAGCGCGCTGGGAGTGTCCTTCGTACGCAATCTTCAAGGCGAGTCGCTGCTGGACGGGGTCATCGCCACCGGCAAGCACTTCCTCGGCTACGCAATGAGTGAGGCCGGTCTCAACATGGCGACCGTGCCGATGGGAGCGCGCGAGCTGCGGGAGGTGTACGCGCGCCCCTTCGCCGCCGCCATCCAGCTCGCGGGACTGGGCTCGATCATGAACTCGCTCGCCGACTGGGACGGAGTGCCCGCTGCCGCCGACCCTCGGGTGTTCCGCAAGATGTTGCGCGACCAACTCGGGTTCAACGGCACCGTCGTGTCGGACTGGCTGTCGATCGAGAACCTCGTGACCCATCATCGCGCCGCGCGCGATGCACGCGAAGCGGGCGTGCTCGGCATGCGGGCCGGCATCGACGTGGAAATGCCCGAGCCGTTCGGCTACGGCGACAACCTCGTCGAGGCCGTCCGCGACGGCGAGATTCCCGAAACGACCGTCGACGAGTCGGTCCTCCGCGTACTGACGCACAAGTTCCAACTGGGCCTGTTCGAGAACCCCTACGTGGAAACCGACCCGGTGGAGATCATGTCCGTGGCGCAGGAGGGCCGCGACCTCTCCCTGCGTCTTGCGCGCGAGTCCGTCACGCTCCTCAAGAACGACGACGGGGTGCTCCCACTCAGCGGCGCCCCGCGCATCGCGGTCGTCGGACCTCATGCCGAGGCTGTGGGCACGGCCTTCGCCCCGTACACCTTCCCCTCCTTCATCGAGCTGACCCGAGCACTGCTGAACGGCAAGACGAGTTCCATGGTCGGTGTCGAAAACCTCGACTCCTTCGGCCCCGACGACGCCTACGTGCACGAGGAGATCGGCGACCTGCTCGCCATGAGCGAGGACGAGTTCGCGAGGTCGCGCTACGAAGCGGTCTCCCTGGCGGACGCCCTCCAAGCCGCGCTACCCGACTCCGAAATCCTCGTCGCAACTGGATGCGGAGTCACCGACGGGGCCGAGGGGATCGGCGCGGCAGTCGACGTCGCGCGTGATGCGGATGTCGTGGTCCTGGCACTGGGCGGCGTGGCGCGATGGTTCTTCGGTGAACGGACGGAGGGTGAGGGTGCGGACACCGCCGATGTGACGCTGCCGGATGTACAGCGTCGGCTCGTGCACGAGATCGCCGCGCTCGGCAAGACGACCGTCGGCGTGATCTTCTCGGGCCGCCCTCTCGCCCTTGGTGACGTCGAGCCCGAGCTCGACGCCATCCTGCTCGGGTACTACGGCTCGCAGTTCGGCACACCTGCCGTCGCGGAGATCCTCAGCGGCACGGCCGAGCCGCAGGGCCGCCTGCCGTACACGATCCCCCGCTCCAGCGGTCAGGTCCCCCTCCATGCGGGCCAGCGGTTCGGCAGCGGATACCGCCGTCGGGAAGGCGATCCGCACGGCGGATACGTGGACGAGTCCGCGGCACCGCTCTACCCGTTCGGGCACGGCCTGACGTATACCGAATTCGTCTACTCCGACCTCCAGCTGAGCAGCACGTCGATCGCACCCGACCGCACCGTCGAGGTCACCGCGACCGTCACGAACACGGGCGACCGCCCAGGCGTAGAACTCATGCAGCTCTACGTCGAGGACGATGCGCCCGGCGTGTCGAGGCCGGCGCTCCAGCTCGCGGGGTTCCATCGCCTCGAACTGCAGCCAGGGGATCAGGCGACGGTGAGATTCGCTCTGGAACTCCCGCTGCTGGCCTACCTGTCCCTGGACGACAGATGGGTCGTGGATCCGGGCCCGATGTGGATCTCGGTCGGCTCGTCGTCGAGTGACCTTCGCCTGCGCGGTCGCCTGGACGTCGTCGGTGACACCGTGGACGTCACGCGACGGAGGGTGTACCTGACCCACTCTGCACGGACCGCTCCTACGACGGGAACGTGA
- a CDS encoding GH35 family beta-galactosidase: protein MQHHGIDQATGQLIVGGTPYLIRGIEVHNSTSSHADYLEPVWKRCADAAVNTVLAPVSWELVEPTEGEFDFHLVDAMLSGARDHELKLVLLWFGSWKNASSSYVPAWVKLDPVRFPLQVDEAGDPLDNLSPFSTNNRDADAAAFAAFMEHLARVDGREKTVIMVQVENEVGLLGAPRSYGADAAAAWAAPVPAALAEALRNGASPYVQAPDEPSTPTWDLLTGDSDRKAELFMAWHYACYIEHVAAAGLARYDIPLFANAWLDSSVPNGSESANIAVAGGSAPGVFPSGGPLPHVSAAWKLAAPSLAFLAPDVYFGDFDIPFKRYADTNTTLFVPEMRADCHGVSHSFLAIGQYGAIGVSPFGFDSLDDDRTVELRRIYAQLAALENDILAAQPRGRVRGFRVPASKEETFALGKYEFVIRAYPEHGNGERFGYGLLLQFDDDVFIAVGDNFTVCPRSPDGRPVAILQADELVAGTGRLRPRRRLNGDETLSGTGIRIAEHPAPMHGFMATSGIPSGVVRFSLYFPGAPRGTAAPDY from the coding sequence TTGCAACACCACGGCATAGACCAGGCCACGGGCCAGCTGATCGTCGGCGGTACGCCGTACCTGATCCGCGGCATCGAGGTCCACAACTCCACCTCGTCCCACGCCGACTACCTGGAACCCGTGTGGAAGCGGTGTGCGGACGCAGCGGTCAACACCGTTCTTGCACCGGTCAGTTGGGAGCTTGTGGAACCGACGGAGGGAGAGTTCGACTTTCACTTGGTCGACGCCATGCTCTCCGGTGCGCGCGACCACGAGCTCAAGCTGGTGCTTCTCTGGTTCGGCAGCTGGAAGAACGCTTCGTCGAGCTACGTGCCGGCCTGGGTCAAGCTCGATCCGGTCCGTTTTCCGCTGCAGGTCGACGAGGCCGGCGATCCGCTGGACAACCTCAGCCCGTTCTCCACGAACAACCGCGACGCCGACGCGGCCGCTTTCGCGGCCTTCATGGAGCACCTCGCACGCGTCGACGGCCGCGAGAAGACCGTGATCATGGTGCAGGTCGAGAACGAGGTCGGGCTGCTCGGGGCACCGCGCTCCTACGGAGCGGACGCGGCAGCCGCATGGGCGGCTCCCGTTCCGGCAGCCCTTGCGGAAGCACTGCGCAACGGAGCCTCCCCGTACGTCCAGGCCCCGGACGAGCCGTCCACCCCGACGTGGGACCTCCTGACGGGCGACTCCGACCGGAAGGCCGAGTTGTTCATGGCCTGGCACTACGCCTGCTACATCGAGCACGTCGCCGCCGCAGGCCTGGCCCGCTACGACATCCCGCTGTTCGCCAACGCCTGGCTGGACTCGAGCGTGCCGAACGGATCGGAGTCCGCGAACATCGCCGTCGCCGGCGGCAGCGCGCCGGGGGTGTTCCCCAGTGGGGGGCCACTACCGCATGTCAGCGCTGCCTGGAAGCTGGCCGCTCCCTCGCTCGCGTTCCTCGCCCCAGACGTGTACTTCGGCGACTTCGACATCCCGTTCAAGCGCTACGCGGACACGAACACCACCTTGTTCGTGCCCGAGATGCGCGCCGACTGCCACGGGGTCTCGCACAGCTTCCTCGCCATCGGACAGTACGGTGCCATCGGGGTCTCGCCGTTCGGCTTCGACTCCCTCGACGATGACCGCACGGTGGAGCTGCGCCGTATCTATGCGCAGCTCGCGGCGCTGGAGAACGACATCCTTGCCGCACAGCCGCGAGGGCGCGTGCGCGGCTTCCGGGTCCCGGCCTCCAAGGAGGAGACGTTCGCCCTCGGCAAGTACGAGTTCGTGATCAGGGCCTATCCGGAACACGGCAACGGCGAGCGGTTCGGCTATGGGCTCCTGCTGCAGTTCGACGACGACGTGTTCATCGCCGTCGGCGACAACTTCACGGTCTGCCCGCGCTCGCCGGACGGCCGGCCGGTGGCCATCTTGCAGGCGGACGAACTCGTGGCAGGCACGGGCCGGCTCCGTCCGCGAAGGCGCCTCAATGGTGACGAGACGTTGTCCGGCACCGGCATCAGGATCGCGGAGCACCCGGCCCCGATGCACGGTTTCATGGCGACCAGCGGGATCCCGTCAGGGGTGGTGAGGTTCTCGCTGTACTTCCCCGGGGCGCCGAGGGGCACCGCCGCCCCGGACTACTGA
- a CDS encoding SDR family NAD(P)-dependent oxidoreductase, which produces MERLSSRRVFVTGAASGIGRSTTLRLLEEGAAVVATDIEEEGLSGTAGLAAKAGTGERLVTAALDVADADAVVDVVGETIATLGGLDALVNIAGMLRGAHTHQCSLELWNRVLAVNLTGTFLVTRAALPALLETGNGVVVNFSSTSAQFAHPFLAAYSASKGGILSFTHSIAQEYAKQGLRAVNICPGGIVSAMTENFASLVPEDTDWSLFAKLTPAVRERYGSPEVVAAVVATLISDDGAFISGTEIRIDGGTHQ; this is translated from the coding sequence ATGGAACGACTCAGCAGCAGACGCGTGTTCGTCACCGGAGCCGCTTCGGGCATCGGACGCTCGACGACGTTGAGGCTGCTCGAGGAAGGAGCGGCGGTCGTCGCGACGGACATCGAGGAAGAGGGGCTCAGCGGGACCGCCGGCCTGGCCGCGAAGGCCGGCACCGGCGAGCGGCTCGTCACCGCGGCGCTGGACGTGGCGGACGCGGACGCGGTCGTCGACGTCGTGGGTGAAACGATTGCCACCCTCGGCGGGCTCGACGCGCTCGTGAACATCGCCGGCATGCTGCGCGGAGCGCATACACACCAGTGCTCGCTCGAGCTGTGGAACCGCGTCCTTGCCGTGAACCTCACGGGCACGTTCCTGGTCACCCGGGCCGCGTTGCCCGCGCTGCTGGAGACGGGTAACGGCGTCGTGGTCAACTTCAGCTCCACGTCAGCCCAGTTCGCCCATCCGTTCCTGGCCGCGTACTCCGCCAGCAAGGGCGGGATCCTGTCCTTCACGCACAGCATCGCCCAGGAGTACGCCAAGCAGGGCTTGCGCGCGGTAAACATCTGCCCTGGCGGCATCGTCAGCGCCATGACCGAGAACTTCGCGTCACTGGTGCCGGAGGACACCGACTGGAGCCTCTTCGCGAAGCTCACTCCCGCAGTCCGGGAGCGCTACGGGTCGCCGGAGGTGGTGGCAGCAGTCGTGGCCACGCTCATCTCCGACGACGGCGCCTTCATCTCCGGCACGGAGATCCGTATTGACGGCGGCACCCATCAGTAG
- a CDS encoding glycosyl hydrolase encodes MSRFSRRQFCATAAAVTLAPTGTLWAGAKSAAASSSTGLDSAFVRRFAHPPANARPKIRYWWPCGEIAAETIDAEIEAIAGRGFGAVEIQCIVTADAQQYGWGSAVLTERLEQAVAAGHRHGVRIDLTVGPAWPLVAPGLSPDSPEAAQEIAYGRAVLAGGEAYDGPVPAAPQPHAGVTEQTLIAVQAFRCAGPTDAKPVLLERASRIDLTGRVSDGTLAWTAPADGQWLLFAFWQRGTGQAAVVGQAATTEAAYVVDHFSAAGTRAVTSYWDERVLTPRLRSLLQDNGGDLFEDSLELDSAQHWSRELPARFKKLRGYSLIDNLPVLFIDRIHRQYTSVTPDDTPDFAFTDDSGARVRDDYYHTLTDLYISEHVEPLKSWAHAMGLRLRAQPYGTTTDVPTIGAALDINETESLGAAPDYTDEPYRWLSSGAVHLSGQRVFSLEGCAIYGEAYAQTWPQMLKHFNAAFAHGVNQVVYHGFATEAGLGTTWPGFSPFTLQGGNGFSEAWGPRQPTWNDTGKIVDWTARTQFALRQGRPSVDLVVYRHAYGTGMRIPAGLDGFTYDFAGPAQLDGTRVRDRRLAPEGPAYRALILDRQPTLPIATARLLLSHARSGLPVVIVGAPPTRTPGAHRAAQQDAALAELMDLLLKQASVRHVAEPSGLPAVFEVLGIRPAADTRVAPAVLALRRTLSRGALYHLHNSSERAVSEEVALEGRGTPYELDAWTGTVTSVAQYRTERGRITVPVRLAPGESTIIVLVPGSARHVVATTGGEVVTAPGGGLLLRGSTAGSYTVKLDDGSERRVTVPPTGAAQELNVWELSVEDWHRGPDGKLEVSEHEHHLNRLAPWSAIPGLEDVSGVGTYRTTVRLVRLDGAYLDLGQVTDTFEVTVNGTTLPPSDQVGRRIDLSGYVKQGDNSITVRVATPLRNRLRVTEGFPGQAEKPRQQYGLMGPVRIAPYRQVPIPE; translated from the coding sequence GTGTCCCGTTTCTCCCGCAGACAGTTCTGTGCGACCGCGGCCGCGGTGACGCTGGCACCCACGGGGACCTTGTGGGCCGGGGCCAAGAGCGCTGCCGCCTCTTCGTCGACCGGGCTGGACAGCGCCTTCGTCCGGCGGTTCGCTCACCCGCCTGCGAATGCCCGGCCGAAGATCCGCTACTGGTGGCCGTGCGGAGAGATCGCGGCGGAAACCATCGACGCGGAGATCGAGGCGATCGCAGGCCGAGGTTTCGGCGCAGTCGAGATCCAGTGCATCGTCACCGCCGACGCTCAGCAGTACGGCTGGGGCAGCGCTGTGCTCACCGAGCGCCTGGAGCAGGCGGTCGCCGCCGGTCACAGGCACGGGGTGCGCATCGATCTCACCGTGGGCCCGGCCTGGCCGCTGGTGGCCCCCGGGCTGTCGCCGGACAGCCCGGAAGCAGCCCAGGAGATCGCCTACGGGCGTGCGGTCCTTGCGGGCGGCGAAGCATACGACGGGCCCGTGCCGGCGGCCCCGCAGCCGCACGCGGGCGTCACCGAGCAAACCCTGATAGCGGTCCAGGCGTTTCGCTGCGCGGGCCCAACCGACGCGAAGCCCGTACTGCTCGAGCGGGCTTCCCGGATCGACCTCACAGGACGGGTGAGCGACGGCACCCTCGCCTGGACCGCCCCAGCGGATGGGCAGTGGCTGCTGTTCGCGTTCTGGCAGCGCGGCACCGGCCAGGCCGCCGTCGTCGGCCAGGCCGCCACGACAGAGGCGGCGTATGTCGTCGACCACTTCAGTGCCGCCGGTACCCGGGCAGTAACCAGCTACTGGGACGAGCGCGTCCTGACGCCCCGCCTGCGCAGTCTGCTGCAGGACAACGGAGGGGATCTCTTCGAAGATTCCCTGGAGTTGGACTCCGCCCAGCACTGGTCCCGGGAACTTCCGGCGCGCTTCAAGAAGCTGCGCGGCTACTCCTTGATCGACAACCTGCCGGTGCTGTTCATCGACCGGATCCACCGGCAGTACACGAGCGTGACACCCGACGACACCCCGGACTTCGCGTTCACCGACGACAGTGGCGCCCGCGTCCGCGACGACTACTATCACACGCTCACGGACCTGTACATCAGTGAGCACGTCGAGCCACTGAAGTCCTGGGCGCACGCCATGGGCCTGAGACTGCGGGCCCAGCCCTACGGCACCACCACCGACGTTCCCACGATCGGCGCGGCCCTCGACATCAACGAGACCGAGTCGCTCGGCGCGGCGCCCGACTACACCGACGAGCCATACCGATGGCTCTCGTCCGGTGCGGTGCACCTGTCCGGGCAGCGCGTCTTCTCGCTCGAAGGCTGCGCGATCTACGGCGAGGCGTACGCGCAGACCTGGCCGCAGATGCTCAAGCACTTCAACGCCGCCTTCGCCCACGGTGTCAACCAGGTCGTCTATCACGGCTTCGCCACCGAGGCGGGCCTGGGAACCACCTGGCCCGGCTTCTCACCGTTCACCCTCCAGGGCGGCAACGGTTTCTCCGAGGCATGGGGGCCGCGCCAGCCCACGTGGAACGACACCGGCAAGATCGTCGACTGGACTGCGCGCACGCAGTTCGCCCTGCGCCAGGGCAGGCCTTCGGTGGACTTGGTCGTCTACCGCCACGCCTACGGGACCGGCATGCGCATCCCGGCCGGGCTGGACGGCTTCACTTACGACTTCGCCGGCCCGGCACAACTCGACGGAACCCGCGTACGTGACCGGCGCCTTGCCCCGGAAGGACCCGCCTATCGTGCGCTGATCCTCGACCGCCAGCCCACGTTGCCCATAGCCACCGCCCGACTGCTGCTGTCGCACGCCCGCAGCGGCCTGCCCGTAGTGATCGTCGGTGCGCCGCCGACCCGCACGCCTGGCGCCCACCGGGCGGCACAGCAGGATGCGGCACTGGCCGAGTTGATGGACCTGTTGCTCAAGCAGGCCTCGGTACGCCACGTCGCCGAACCGAGCGGGTTGCCCGCCGTCTTCGAGGTGCTCGGCATCCGTCCCGCAGCGGACACGCGCGTCGCTCCCGCCGTGCTCGCCCTGCGTCGCACACTGTCGCGAGGCGCGCTGTATCACCTGCACAACTCCTCGGAAAGAGCCGTGTCCGAGGAGGTCGCCCTGGAGGGCCGAGGCACCCCCTACGAACTGGATGCCTGGACGGGCACGGTCACCTCAGTCGCCCAGTACCGAACAGAACGCGGGCGGATCACAGTCCCGGTGCGGCTCGCACCCGGCGAATCCACCATCATCGTTCTCGTACCGGGCAGTGCCCGTCATGTGGTCGCCACCACGGGCGGAGAGGTCGTGACGGCGCCCGGTGGCGGTCTGCTCCTGCGGGGCTCAACGGCTGGTTCGTACACCGTGAAGCTTGACGACGGCTCCGAACGGAGGGTGACCGTTCCTCCCACCGGGGCAGCCCAGGAGCTGAACGTGTGGGAGCTCTCCGTCGAGGACTGGCACCGAGGCCCGGACGGCAAGCTCGAAGTCAGCGAGCACGAGCATCACCTGAACCGCCTTGCACCCTGGTCCGCCATCCCCGGCCTTGAGGACGTCTCCGGGGTCGGCACCTATCGCACCACGGTACGGCTCGTGCGGTTGGACGGGGCCTACCTCGACCTCGGACAGGTCACCGACACCTTCGAGGTGACGGTCAACGGCACGACGCTGCCACCGTCCGACCAGGTCGGCCGGCGGATCGATCTCAGTGGCTACGTGAAGCAAGGAGACAACAGCATCACGGTCCGGGTGGCGACACCGCTGCGCAATCGCCTTCGGGTCACGGAAGGCTTCCCGGGTCAGGCCGAGAAGCCCCGGCAGCAATACGGCCTCATGGGGCCGGTCCGTATCGCGCCGTACCGCCAGGTACCGATCCCGGAATGA
- a CDS encoding alpha/beta fold hydrolase → MALTRSCCTGRGPVVTGWRNFRHNLPTLARQFRCLVLEFPGFGISDPTDRHPMLAAPRAVRALLDGLGLQQADVVGNSMGGVVALQLAIGKPELFRRARRAAAPAGVPGDFRELLLRG, encoded by the coding sequence ATCGCTCTGACCCGCTCCTGCTGCACGGGTCGGGGCCCGGTTGTCACCGGCTGGCGCAACTTCCGGCACAACCTGCCGACGCTTGCGCGGCAATTCCGCTGTCTCGTCCTGGAGTTCCCTGGCTTCGGTATCAGCGATCCGACCGACAGGCACCCCATGCTGGCCGCGCCGCGGGCCGTGCGAGCGCTGCTCGACGGGCTCGGACTGCAGCAGGCCGACGTTGTCGGCAACTCTATGGGCGGAGTCGTCGCACTTCAGCTTGCGATCGGCAAACCGGAGCTCTTCCGGCGAGCACGCCGTGCTGCGGCGCCGGCTGGAGTTCCTGGAGACTTCCGCGAGCTTCTTCTACGAGGGTGA
- a CDS encoding IclR family transcriptional regulator — protein sequence MTLALSSRPEVAVRPPSMVERMTLIMDCFEGPKTRLLLEEVSRRTGLPRSTAHRILDQLVRLQWVEHTRSGYHLGRRVRTWGARESGHSDLRAAAAPWLHELAVMTDLVVHLGTLDETYVEYLDKVGGRRAAAVASRVGGRAPAHCTALGKAMLAWLPPEEIDELYADGVPAATGASVDGLPALHRELGRIRRDRGLAVERGECVEGIACVGVAIRGPEGPVGAISLVAGHASPLERIAPLVYDMAQRITLDLFGESALRTARVGTA from the coding sequence ATGACGCTGGCGCTGTCGTCACGACCGGAGGTCGCGGTGCGACCGCCCTCGATGGTCGAGCGAATGACGTTGATCATGGACTGCTTCGAGGGACCGAAGACCCGGCTGCTGTTGGAGGAGGTCTCCCGCCGCACCGGACTTCCGAGGTCGACCGCGCACCGCATCCTCGACCAGCTCGTGCGGCTGCAGTGGGTCGAGCACACCCGCTCTGGCTACCACCTCGGGCGGCGAGTGCGGACCTGGGGGGCGCGGGAGAGCGGGCACTCGGATCTGCGCGCGGCCGCCGCGCCGTGGCTGCACGAGCTCGCCGTCATGACTGACCTCGTCGTACATCTGGGCACCCTCGACGAGACGTATGTCGAGTACCTGGACAAGGTCGGCGGCCGCCGGGCTGCCGCTGTCGCCTCCCGTGTCGGAGGCCGGGCACCCGCGCACTGCACGGCGCTCGGCAAGGCGATGCTCGCCTGGCTGCCGCCGGAAGAGATCGACGAGTTGTACGCCGACGGGGTGCCGGCCGCGACGGGCGCGAGCGTCGACGGCCTTCCCGCACTTCACCGTGAACTCGGCCGTATCCGGCGTGACCGAGGGCTCGCCGTCGAACGGGGGGAGTGCGTCGAGGGGATCGCGTGCGTCGGCGTGGCGATCCGGGGACCTGAGGGTCCGGTCGGCGCTATTTCCCTGGTCGCCGGGCACGCGTCGCCACTGGAGCGCATCGCGCCGCTGGTGTACGACATGGCGCAGCGGATCACTCTGGACCTGTTCGGCGAAAGCGCACTGCGCACGGCACGCGTAGGCACGGCCTGA
- a CDS encoding FAD-binding protein, whose amino-acid sequence MRTRCANSPRRSRSRRTPWRPRSLASTASRPRAGTRTAGAATVRTTTITATTHCRTPISTRLTADPSTRSGSEAGDLGTKGGVLTDAQGRVLRPDGSVIPGLYATGNASAAVMGNEYAGAGATIGPAMVFSYLAMEHAAKSAAG is encoded by the coding sequence ATGCGGACACGCTGCGCGAACTCGCCGAGAAGATCGCGGTCCCGCCGGACGCCCTGGAGGCCACGGTCGCTCGCTTCAACGGCTTCGCGGCCAAGGGCAGGGACGAGGACTGCGGGCGCGGCGACAGTCCGTACGACAACTATTACGGCGACCACTCACTGCCGAACCCCAATCTCGACACGATTGACGGCGGACCCTTCTACGCGATCCGGATCGGAGGCGGGGGATCTGGGCACCAAGGGCGGCGTACTGACGGACGCTCAGGGCCGCGTGCTGCGGCCGGACGGCAGCGTGATCCCTGGTCTGTACGCCACGGGCAACGCATCGGCCGCGGTGATGGGCAACGAGTACGCCGGGGCAGGAGCCACGATTGGTCCCGCCATGGTGTTCAGCTACCTGGCGATGGAGCACGCGGCGAAGAGCGCCGCGGGCTGA
- a CDS encoding MarR family winged helix-turn-helix transcriptional regulator produces the protein MDRVPEELALERATLRLINTVAFMSGTRAHSRGLRAVTGTELSPSDLRFIELLGSRGAVPTSTVARELGIDLGQTSRQAAQLEAAGHLVRSTDPADRRRTLLELSEPAAATLDRWLLAWSRDYLVAEPRWSADGIAALAEWFTLVYDRLVTALPDSPRSAAADRWTELAGDDYDAGTRAFFRPVIGIVTWVGQSSGFNDLLELIDAPVRQTGLFALQVIQRSGPLPVAEVAARLAIDPSQASKRLRQLTQLRLVDRAVDGFDRRSTLVRISRKGAALLTRVLEVQLTVFQKLIDDLSSEDRQRWTPLVESYVTTLLDARGSTGPSGGDLFSRN, from the coding sequence GTGGACCGGGTGCCCGAGGAGCTCGCGCTGGAGAGGGCGACGCTCAGACTCATCAACACGGTCGCCTTCATGTCCGGTACGCGGGCGCACAGCCGCGGGTTGCGAGCGGTGACCGGAACCGAACTGTCGCCCTCCGACCTGCGCTTCATCGAGCTCCTCGGCAGCCGTGGCGCGGTGCCGACCAGCACGGTGGCACGCGAGCTCGGCATCGATCTCGGCCAGACGAGCCGACAGGCGGCCCAGCTCGAGGCTGCCGGACACCTCGTACGCAGCACGGATCCTGCGGATCGCCGCCGGACCCTGTTGGAACTGTCGGAGCCGGCCGCGGCGACGCTCGACCGGTGGCTGCTCGCATGGAGCCGCGACTACCTGGTGGCGGAACCCCGGTGGTCCGCTGACGGCATCGCGGCGCTCGCCGAATGGTTCACGCTCGTGTATGACCGGCTGGTGACGGCGCTGCCCGACAGCCCCCGGTCCGCGGCCGCTGACCGCTGGACGGAGCTTGCGGGTGACGACTACGACGCCGGAACCCGCGCCTTCTTCCGCCCAGTCATCGGAATCGTCACCTGGGTCGGCCAGTCCAGCGGGTTCAACGATCTGCTGGAACTCATCGACGCGCCCGTACGGCAGACCGGGCTGTTCGCCCTCCAAGTGATCCAACGCAGCGGCCCTCTCCCCGTCGCAGAGGTCGCGGCCCGGCTCGCGATCGACCCTTCGCAGGCGAGCAAGCGCCTGCGCCAGCTCACCCAACTGCGGCTGGTGGACCGCGCGGTGGACGGGTTCGACCGCCGCAGCACACTGGTCCGCATCTCGCGCAAGGGGGCGGCGCTGCTCACGCGCGTGCTCGAAGTCCAGCTGACGGTATTCCAGAAGCTGATCGACGACCTCAGCTCCGAGGACCGACAGCGCTGGACGCCCTTGGTCGAGTCGTATGTCACCACGCTGCTCGACGCTCGGGGCTCGACCGGCCCGTCCGGAGGAGATCTGTTCAGCCGGAACTGA
- a CDS encoding oxidoreductase C-terminal domain-containing protein produces the protein MPWFWSDQGSLRIRIVGLRASDDTAVTRQFGDRDRCLVGYYRDGRLAAVEAVNATADFMALKKALASGTEIAASDLMDPDVSLKTLIKAVTANAVSSG, from the coding sequence GTGCCGTGGTTCTGGTCGGATCAGGGCAGCCTGCGCATCCGGATCGTCGGACTGCGTGCGAGCGACGACACTGCTGTCACACGCCAATTCGGCGATCGCGACAGATGCCTCGTCGGCTACTACCGGGACGGGCGACTGGCGGCTGTCGAGGCCGTCAACGCGACCGCCGACTTCATGGCCTTGAAGAAGGCGCTGGCCTCCGGAACGGAGATCGCGGCTTCCGATCTCATGGATCCGGACGTATCGCTGAAGACGCTCATCAAGGCGGTGACCGCGAATGCGGTCAGTTCCGGCTGA